In Pajaroellobacter abortibovis, the following are encoded in one genomic region:
- a CDS encoding tetratricopeptide repeat protein: protein MGKIINAWLVKMIGLLMGASVQACVSTMPVRRLFQGQISDGPAISPEVYASFFRGSLAEQEEDWNRAVAFYQEALRLSGGDPFLQARLELVRARLSGRWGGRLK from the coding sequence ATGGGGAAGATAATTAACGCTTGGCTGGTTAAGATGATCGGTTTGTTAATGGGTGCGAGTGTGCAAGCTTGCGTTTCTACTATGCCGGTTCGCCGTCTGTTTCAGGGCCAGATCAGTGATGGGCCGGCCATTTCGCCGGAGGTGTATGCTTCTTTTTTTAGGGGCTCTCTTGCTGAGCAGGAGGAGGATTGGAATCGTGCGGTTGCTTTTTATCAGGAAGCATTACGGTTGAGTGGGGGTGATCCGTTTCTTCAAGCTCGCTTGGAATTAGTGCGAGCCCGATTGTCTGGTCGTTGGGGCGGGCGCTTGAAATGA
- a CDS encoding adenylate/guanylate cyclase domain-containing protein has translation MACLVLSTPTKQYTIELESFNSIGRHPLNTIQLLDKVISKEHCVLERRNHQFILRDLGSLNGTFVNGKRITEEHLLQHGDQITLGTIQARYEDHPPSHPTHTKDHSPIPSSPPSLDQNEGDTASAFSPTHRTSLLSQTRVDMLNSTGGIIGAQIASSCQCFLPFEQIQHDPTQLRLDYERLRISWELTRDISRERNLDPLLERILEALFKFVKAERGVILLQDKEGILQPRAAKRRDGLDTPIQISSTILSHVIEQKASLFTHNALSDFSAGNANSMIINCISSALVTPLIHENKVLGALWLDSPALAQFEPKDLEIISSMASQAAMFIENNILSQQIEHEIITRDRFARLLSPNVAEQVVSGKLEIKKGGEAIDQCTVFNSDIRGFTHMSEGTPANVILDILNEYFEQMVEIIFKYEGTLDKFMGDGILAFWGAPVAHPDDAERAVLCALEQMEFLKRFNAKRTLAHQCPLEIGISIHTGPLVAGYIGSSKALSYTIIGDTVNTCARLCSLAAGGEIIITEQTLARIGDQFEVEALPLVALKGKEHLSQSFRIKGKKENNT, from the coding sequence ATGGCCTGTCTCGTTCTCTCAACTCCTACGAAACAATACACGATTGAACTAGAATCATTTAATAGTATAGGGCGCCATCCCCTCAATACCATCCAACTCCTCGATAAAGTGATCTCAAAGGAACACTGCGTCCTTGAGCGCCGAAATCACCAATTTATTCTGCGCGATCTAGGAAGTTTAAACGGAACCTTCGTCAACGGCAAGCGGATCACAGAGGAACATCTGCTCCAGCACGGAGATCAGATCACGTTAGGTACAATACAAGCTCGCTACGAAGATCATCCCCCCTCCCATCCTACTCACACCAAAGATCATTCCCCTATTCCTTCCTCTCCTCCTTCTCTCGATCAGAATGAAGGCGACACAGCTTCCGCTTTTAGCCCAACTCACCGCACTTCTCTACTCAGTCAGACACGAGTGGATATGCTGAATTCCACTGGAGGGATTATTGGAGCCCAAATCGCTTCAAGTTGTCAATGTTTCCTCCCGTTCGAACAAATCCAGCATGATCCCACTCAACTTCGACTAGATTACGAGCGCTTAAGAATCAGCTGGGAGCTCACCCGAGATATTAGCCGCGAACGAAACCTCGATCCCCTCCTCGAACGCATTCTTGAAGCTCTATTCAAATTTGTCAAAGCGGAAAGAGGGGTCATTCTTTTACAGGACAAAGAAGGGATCCTACAGCCACGCGCAGCAAAGCGAAGAGATGGTCTTGACACCCCCATCCAAATTAGTTCCACGATCCTAAGCCATGTGATCGAACAGAAGGCAAGCTTGTTCACTCACAACGCACTCTCTGACTTTTCCGCAGGAAATGCGAATTCCATGATCATCAACTGCATTTCAAGCGCCTTGGTTACTCCACTTATCCATGAAAACAAAGTCCTCGGTGCGCTTTGGTTAGATTCCCCCGCGCTCGCTCAATTCGAACCTAAAGACTTAGAGATCATCTCCTCCATGGCAAGTCAAGCAGCGATGTTTATCGAGAACAATATCCTCTCTCAACAGATAGAGCACGAGATCATTACACGCGATCGATTCGCTCGGCTGCTCTCACCGAATGTCGCAGAACAAGTTGTCTCTGGAAAATTAGAAATCAAAAAGGGGGGAGAAGCGATTGATCAATGTACAGTGTTTAACAGCGATATTCGAGGATTCACCCACATGAGCGAGGGAACTCCCGCAAATGTGATATTGGATATCCTCAACGAATATTTTGAACAGATGGTTGAAATTATTTTTAAATATGAAGGGACTTTAGACAAATTTATGGGGGATGGCATTCTCGCTTTTTGGGGTGCCCCTGTCGCACATCCGGATGATGCAGAACGAGCTGTCTTATGCGCCCTCGAACAAATGGAATTCCTTAAACGATTCAATGCCAAACGGACTCTGGCGCACCAGTGTCCTTTGGAGATCGGAATCAGCATCCACACAGGTCCTCTCGTAGCAGGATATATAGGGAGCTCTAAAGCGTTGAGCTATACGATCATAGGAGATACAGTCAATACATGTGCTCGACTTTGCTCTCTTGCAGCAGGGGGAGAAATTATCATCACCGAACAGACGCTCGCCCGCATCGGAGATCAGTTTGAAGTGGAAGCCCTCCCACTGGTTGCCTTAAAAGGGAAAGAACACCTCAGCCAATCGTTTAGAATCAAAGGGAAGAAAGAGAACAACACTTAG
- a CDS encoding acetyl-CoA carboxylase carboxyltransferase subunit alpha encodes MASHVLSFEKPVVELVARVQELRSLELEDQHLEQELHQIESTTNALAREWFSELSPWQKVQLSRHPSRPYTLDYIPLIFSSFYELHGDRAFRDDASIVGGLGLYQGRSVVIVGHQKGRGTKENVERNFGMPHPEGYRKALRLYKMADRFGLPILTFIDTPGAYPGVGAEERGQSEAIGSCIATMAKARVPIIATIIGEGGSGGALALGVANRVHVLEYGTYSVISPEGCASILWKDTTKASEAAVHMKMTASDLLELGIVDRIVQEPPGGAHQNLQQTAQVISESIGSALEELAPLSPKELIQDRYRRFRQLGSFKEALSTS; translated from the coding sequence ATGGCCTCTCATGTTCTTTCTTTTGAAAAACCGGTTGTTGAACTGGTTGCACGTGTTCAAGAATTGCGTTCTCTCGAATTAGAAGATCAACATCTCGAACAAGAACTCCACCAGATTGAAAGCACAACCAACGCCCTAGCGCGAGAGTGGTTTTCAGAGCTGAGTCCGTGGCAAAAAGTGCAGCTCTCTCGACATCCCTCTAGGCCTTATACACTCGATTATATCCCGCTCATCTTTTCCTCTTTTTATGAACTCCACGGCGATCGCGCCTTCCGAGATGATGCATCTATCGTCGGAGGCCTCGGTCTCTATCAAGGCAGAAGTGTAGTCATTGTCGGCCATCAAAAAGGGCGGGGGACGAAAGAAAATGTAGAACGTAATTTCGGGATGCCTCATCCCGAAGGATATCGTAAGGCTCTGCGTCTCTATAAGATGGCTGATCGCTTCGGACTACCGATTCTGACTTTTATCGATACACCAGGTGCCTATCCAGGGGTTGGTGCAGAAGAGCGAGGCCAAAGTGAAGCAATTGGTAGCTGTATCGCCACAATGGCTAAAGCGCGTGTTCCTATCATTGCCACGATCATCGGCGAAGGAGGAAGTGGAGGGGCTCTGGCTCTGGGAGTAGCCAACCGCGTCCACGTACTTGAATACGGCACCTACAGTGTCATTTCACCAGAAGGGTGCGCTTCTATTCTATGGAAAGATACTACAAAAGCGAGCGAAGCTGCTGTTCACATGAAAATGACAGCGTCTGATCTGCTCGAGCTAGGTATCGTCGATCGAATCGTACAAGAACCACCGGGAGGAGCCCATCAAAATCTGCAGCAAACTGCACAAGTCATCAGTGAATCAATTGGCTCTGCGCTCGAAGAACTAGCCCCCCTCAGCCCTAAAGAGCTCATCCAGGATCGCTACAGGCGCTTTCGACAACTTGGTTCTTTTAAAGAAGCACTATCCACATCTTAA
- a CDS encoding Stp1/IreP family PP2C-type Ser/Thr phosphatase, protein MTYIPESVVKGEVHSAVREKFTSGNVYIRFHTKTDVGQVRKHNEDNFLLADITRKIRQDVNRTYNYLVGEQGALFAVCDGMGGAAAGEIASQLAVDVLYQRMTENLSTNAPLLRDELAYQLIQAIQHASFQIFQEAAIDKTRRGMGTTITAAALVDDCLFLAQVGDSRGYIFRQGRLVQVTRDQSLVNQLIEAGQLTEAEAKNFELNNIILQALGTSESVQVDLTYVPLYQQDTLLLCSDGLSGMLESEEIETILAIYKDPEEICKVLVEQANQAGGQDNITVIIVQFNGDGLSPPNALQENPQYCKYAFPETYKPSSQQDEHLQNSAHNHQDHQQFQLYPTTKPFSHHSPSSSQESSPENPNHTFIYPNQLELIPSDSFSDHPPLKQNPLLPPFVVESWTPSSRKRLFSQNPYVNGSVFLLLLGVIAILILGSLAFSFC, encoded by the coding sequence GTGACCTACATACCTGAATCCGTAGTCAAAGGAGAAGTGCATTCCGCCGTAAGAGAAAAATTTACGTCGGGCAATGTATACATACGTTTCCATACAAAAACAGATGTAGGGCAGGTGCGGAAGCACAATGAAGATAATTTTCTTCTTGCAGATATTACCCGAAAAATACGTCAAGATGTAAATCGCACTTATAACTACTTGGTAGGAGAACAGGGTGCTCTATTCGCCGTATGTGATGGGATGGGAGGGGCTGCAGCAGGAGAAATAGCAAGTCAATTAGCTGTAGATGTCCTCTACCAGCGTATGACTGAAAATCTTTCGACCAATGCTCCACTTTTGCGAGATGAACTAGCTTATCAACTCATTCAAGCTATCCAACACGCTAGTTTCCAAATTTTTCAAGAAGCCGCAATTGATAAGACCCGCCGAGGTATGGGAACAACCATCACAGCAGCAGCTCTTGTAGATGACTGCCTTTTCCTCGCGCAAGTGGGCGATTCAAGAGGATATATCTTTAGACAAGGGCGGCTCGTGCAAGTGACCCGCGATCAGTCTCTCGTCAATCAATTGATTGAAGCTGGACAACTCACGGAAGCTGAAGCCAAAAATTTTGAACTTAACAACATTATCCTGCAAGCACTTGGGACTTCAGAGTCGGTACAAGTCGATCTCACATATGTTCCTCTCTATCAACAAGATACCTTACTCCTCTGCTCAGATGGTTTGTCAGGAATGCTAGAATCCGAGGAAATAGAGACAATTCTAGCAATATATAAAGATCCAGAAGAAATATGTAAGGTCCTAGTAGAGCAAGCGAATCAAGCGGGAGGGCAGGATAATATTACTGTGATCATTGTACAATTCAATGGTGATGGCCTTAGTCCTCCAAACGCATTGCAAGAGAATCCACAATACTGCAAATATGCATTCCCAGAGACATACAAACCTTCTTCACAGCAGGATGAACACCTCCAAAATTCTGCACACAACCATCAAGATCATCAACAGTTTCAACTCTACCCAACCACAAAACCTTTCTCTCACCACTCTCCTTCCTCCTCACAGGAATCGTCTCCTGAGAACCCCAACCACACCTTTATATACCCCAATCAACTAGAGTTAATCCCATCCGATTCGTTCTCGGACCATCCTCCCCTCAAACAGAATCCATTACTCCCGCCTTTTGTGGTGGAATCGTGGACACCCTCTAGTCGCAAGCGCTTGTTTTCTCAGAACCCTTATGTCAATGGCTCGGTTTTTCTACTTCTTCTAGGGGTGATTGCTATCTTGATCCTAGGCTCCCTTGCTTTCTCTTTCTGCTAA
- a CDS encoding ATP-dependent Clp protease adaptor ClpS produces the protein MPTSSFFPFNQESETEQETTSDTKQELRSPRKYKVIIHNDDFTTMKFVIDILRQFFHKTETEAVHIMLTVHKKGKDVAGIFIRDIAETKIADVTRYAREHSMPLLLTAEPEEQHDEDKSRS, from the coding sequence ATGCCTACAAGTTCGTTTTTTCCTTTCAACCAGGAATCTGAAACAGAACAAGAAACCACTTCTGATACCAAGCAAGAGCTGCGTTCTCCTCGGAAATACAAAGTCATCATTCACAATGATGACTTTACAACGATGAAGTTTGTGATTGATATCCTTAGACAGTTCTTTCATAAGACAGAGACAGAAGCAGTACACATCATGCTTACTGTACACAAAAAAGGGAAGGATGTAGCCGGCATCTTCATACGCGACATCGCAGAAACCAAAATTGCCGATGTCACTAGATATGCTCGAGAGCACAGCATGCCTTTACTTCTCACAGCAGAACCAGAAGAACAACATGATGAAGATAAGTCCAGAAGTTGA
- the clpA gene encoding ATP-dependent Clp protease ATP-binding subunit ClpA, translated as MMKISPEVEIALSVAATEANRRCHEYITIEHLLYALLFDEKVATLLKNMGASVQDIKKKLEDFFEKELEALPHRNQVQSLSLGVNRIICRAAIHVESCGKKEISSQSILISLFGERDSFAVNVLEATGISRLDVLTSITHVQKKENETRNTRYEPLPAENNSSSALQNPLLTFTTNLNEEAKQKRIDPIIGRQKEVERISHILLRRRKNNPLLIGDAGVGKTALVEGLAWKIVSGNVPSPLQGATIYALDIGSLLAGTRYRGEFEERLKAIIRALQKIERAILFIDEIHLIIGAGSTGGNNLDVSNLIRGSLAAGSLCCIGATTFQEYRTYLEKDRAFMRRFQYVEVKEPSPEETILILQGLQEEYEEYHGIQFTKESIESAVHLSMRHLHDRKLPDKAIDLIDEAAASAKLSPQPKALVEVTDIEQVLAHIAQIPPRQVSLHDKEHLKELESMMKKSVFGQDQAIEQLSRAIKIARSGLRNPEKPIGSFLFTGPTGVGKTEVAKVLAQALGIPLFRFDMSEYMERHAASRLIGAPPGYIGFEQGGLLTDTISKSPYSVLLLDEIEKAHPDIFNLLLQVMDHGRLTDMNGKVTYFRHVILLMTSNVGVRDLTKQTLGFSREPHQWHQNDQEYKRIFSPEFRNRLDARIAFNPLSPLMMERIVDKFLGELREMLEQKQISLEIMPAARSYLAAKGYDKAYGARPLARVIQQEIKQPLSDEILFGKLEKGGNVQIDMQCQELIFSFPVQKRMWTL; from the coding sequence ATGATGAAGATAAGTCCAGAAGTTGAAATTGCTCTCTCTGTAGCCGCAACCGAGGCAAATCGCCGATGTCACGAATACATCACGATAGAACATCTTTTGTATGCTCTTCTTTTTGACGAAAAGGTTGCTACTCTTCTAAAAAATATGGGGGCGAGCGTCCAGGATATTAAGAAAAAACTCGAAGATTTTTTTGAGAAAGAGCTTGAAGCTTTACCTCACAGGAATCAAGTGCAAAGCCTATCGCTAGGGGTCAATCGGATCATCTGTCGCGCTGCAATCCATGTAGAATCATGTGGCAAGAAAGAGATCAGCAGCCAGAGCATTCTCATCTCCCTTTTCGGGGAACGGGACTCATTCGCAGTGAATGTGTTAGAAGCCACAGGGATCAGTCGTCTAGATGTCCTCACTTCCATCACACACGTCCAAAAAAAAGAGAATGAGACAAGAAATACTCGTTATGAGCCGCTTCCGGCAGAAAACAACTCCTCCTCCGCGTTACAGAATCCCCTTCTCACATTTACAACTAATCTTAACGAGGAAGCGAAACAGAAACGAATCGACCCCATTATTGGACGACAAAAGGAAGTAGAAAGAATAAGCCACATTCTTTTACGGAGAAGAAAAAACAATCCTCTTCTCATTGGAGATGCGGGAGTGGGGAAAACAGCGTTGGTGGAAGGATTGGCTTGGAAAATTGTATCAGGAAATGTTCCCTCTCCTCTTCAAGGTGCAACGATCTACGCTCTCGATATAGGCTCCTTACTGGCAGGAACCCGCTATCGAGGAGAATTCGAGGAACGCCTCAAAGCGATTATCCGAGCACTTCAAAAAATAGAGCGAGCAATTCTTTTCATCGATGAAATCCATTTGATTATTGGAGCAGGTTCAACGGGTGGAAACAATCTTGATGTTTCCAATTTAATCAGAGGTTCTCTCGCAGCAGGAAGCTTGTGTTGTATTGGCGCAACAACATTTCAAGAATACCGTACTTACCTCGAGAAAGATCGAGCCTTCATGAGAAGGTTTCAGTATGTCGAGGTAAAGGAACCTTCGCCGGAAGAGACCATTCTCATCCTTCAAGGGCTTCAGGAAGAATATGAAGAATATCATGGCATTCAGTTTACAAAAGAATCGATCGAATCAGCCGTCCATCTTTCCATGCGTCATCTACACGATCGAAAGCTTCCCGATAAAGCGATCGATTTGATCGATGAGGCAGCAGCTTCCGCAAAACTCTCTCCACAGCCAAAAGCTTTGGTTGAAGTTACTGATATCGAACAAGTACTCGCCCATATTGCTCAAATCCCGCCCCGCCAAGTCTCCCTTCACGACAAGGAACACCTGAAAGAGCTCGAAAGCATGATGAAGAAATCGGTGTTTGGGCAAGACCAAGCGATCGAGCAACTGTCGAGAGCAATTAAAATTGCTCGATCGGGGTTGCGGAATCCCGAGAAACCGATCGGCTCATTTCTGTTTACAGGCCCTACAGGAGTAGGAAAAACTGAAGTCGCCAAAGTGCTTGCACAAGCGCTCGGCATCCCTCTTTTTCGATTTGATATGAGCGAATATATGGAAAGGCACGCTGCCTCTCGTTTAATTGGGGCCCCACCCGGATACATAGGATTCGAGCAAGGAGGTCTTCTCACAGACACCATTTCCAAATCACCTTATTCTGTTTTGCTGCTCGATGAGATTGAGAAAGCCCATCCCGATATCTTCAATCTTCTGCTCCAAGTGATGGATCACGGCCGATTGACTGACATGAATGGGAAAGTAACGTATTTCCGACATGTCATTTTGCTGATGACCAGCAATGTAGGAGTCCGGGATTTGACCAAGCAGACACTTGGATTTTCTAGAGAGCCCCACCAATGGCATCAAAACGATCAAGAATACAAACGGATCTTCAGCCCTGAATTTCGAAATCGTTTAGATGCTCGGATTGCTTTCAATCCTCTCTCCCCTCTCATGATGGAACGCATCGTCGACAAGTTCTTGGGAGAACTTCGAGAAATGCTAGAACAGAAACAAATTTCACTTGAAATAATGCCTGCAGCACGTTCTTACCTCGCCGCTAAAGGATACGATAAAGCATACGGAGCTAGACCTCTCGCACGGGTCATTCAACAAGAAATCAAACAGCCTCTCAGTGACGAGATCTTATTTGGGAAGTTGGAGAAAGGGGGGAATGTGCAAATTGATATGCAATGTCAAGAATTGATCTTCTCTTTTCCTGTACAAAAAAGGATGTGGACGCTTTGA
- a CDS encoding universal stress protein yields MFPLKTILVATDFSEISDRALTYAAELAEKFNARIVLLHAYEIPVFSFPDGAVVATVDIISKLTNSANNALQKSAQQIAQKGIAIEALLREGPPAEEVNRAVAEVEADLIVIGTHGRRGIARALLGSVAEKIIHISSRPVLVIHEAKQTPKTHLTPSTKI; encoded by the coding sequence ATGTTTCCTCTCAAAACGATCCTAGTAGCTACAGACTTCAGTGAGATCTCCGATCGCGCATTAACTTATGCTGCTGAGCTCGCTGAGAAATTCAACGCGCGCATCGTTTTACTTCATGCGTACGAGATCCCTGTTTTTAGCTTTCCAGATGGTGCCGTCGTGGCAACCGTAGATATTATCTCTAAATTGACTAACTCTGCAAACAACGCTCTTCAAAAGAGTGCACAACAGATAGCACAAAAAGGGATAGCAATTGAAGCGCTGTTACGTGAAGGTCCCCCTGCAGAAGAAGTAAATCGCGCAGTAGCAGAAGTGGAGGCGGATCTCATTGTGATCGGGACTCATGGTCGACGAGGTATTGCTCGGGCTCTTCTTGGAAGCGTAGCAGAAAAGATCATTCACATTTCATCGCGTCCTGTTCTCGTGATTCATGAGGCTAAACAAACACCGAAAACTCATCTGACTCCTTCAACAAAGATTTGA
- a CDS encoding M1 family metallopeptidase, producing MCGELLTNRAKPEQVASYQMNATLNPTNHTVYGEGIITWRNTSLVPTRELWVHLYLNAFKNSASVFMQEAVSGFRGGQKPTDWGKIEVQRFSLQKETSKVDLWAVADIHPNGDQDETDIRIPLPDDVKPGDELVIDVAWEAKLPSIVLRTGYWDTYHFMGQWFPKIARLETDGKWSHFPFHRLSEFYADYAHYDVTLDVPEQFTIGATGPIIEESIANGRRRERHVQDSIHDFAWSAWDQWQSRKETIGHTEVTVFYPKGFHSVVERQLATLRFAFPYYQERYGTYPYSVLTVIHPPEHAHESGGMEYPTLITTGGAWYTPSSFLMPELVTIHEFGHQYFYGLLGSNEVEWPFLDEGLNAYAEQEALAHFKGSGSFINFFGLTISDTAHALTGNQATHQDRVAQPAFLFQSGTTYGKLVYSRTSTLLETLRRVYGDEKMRAALTLYAHRYRFLHPTPDQLLDTLGQCLGDAARENAHLVLFERGWVDYRAEAIASHPTQDREGFFDQTDQTPTNATNQGKDPYTGWVLVTRRGTLHFPITIELISKGGFRQRIPWEGIENWIRIPYRGATPLEAAIVDPDEQILLDQDRTHQFITTPTFKGPGLFRTGERLFYWVQVLLQWLLP from the coding sequence GTGTGCGGAGAGCTTCTAACGAATAGAGCGAAGCCTGAACAAGTAGCTTCTTACCAAATGAACGCTACCCTCAATCCCACAAACCACACTGTTTATGGGGAAGGGATAATTACCTGGCGCAATACGAGTTTGGTTCCCACACGTGAGCTATGGGTTCATCTCTATCTCAACGCTTTTAAAAACAGCGCTAGTGTCTTTATGCAGGAGGCAGTAAGCGGATTCCGAGGAGGGCAGAAACCAACAGACTGGGGTAAAATAGAGGTCCAACGATTCTCTTTGCAAAAAGAAACCAGCAAAGTCGATTTATGGGCAGTTGCAGATATTCACCCAAATGGCGATCAAGACGAAACAGACATTCGTATCCCTCTCCCAGATGATGTCAAACCCGGAGACGAACTTGTTATCGACGTGGCATGGGAAGCCAAGCTCCCCAGCATCGTACTCCGAACTGGTTATTGGGACACATACCATTTTATGGGGCAGTGGTTCCCCAAGATAGCGAGACTCGAAACGGATGGAAAGTGGAGCCACTTCCCTTTCCATCGCTTAAGTGAGTTTTACGCAGATTATGCACATTATGACGTCACCTTAGATGTTCCAGAACAGTTTACCATCGGTGCCACTGGTCCAATCATCGAGGAGAGCATTGCAAATGGAAGGCGACGAGAGCGTCATGTGCAAGACTCCATCCATGATTTTGCATGGTCAGCTTGGGATCAATGGCAATCGAGAAAAGAAACCATAGGCCATACAGAAGTAACTGTTTTCTATCCAAAAGGTTTCCATTCCGTAGTCGAACGACAACTTGCTACTTTGCGTTTTGCTTTCCCCTACTATCAAGAGCGCTATGGGACCTATCCTTACTCGGTACTGACGGTGATCCACCCTCCAGAACATGCTCATGAGTCTGGAGGCATGGAATATCCAACTCTGATTACAACAGGAGGGGCTTGGTATACCCCTTCCAGTTTTCTCATGCCCGAGTTGGTCACCATTCATGAATTCGGACACCAATATTTTTACGGTCTTCTTGGAAGCAATGAAGTGGAATGGCCCTTCCTCGATGAAGGATTAAACGCATACGCTGAACAGGAAGCGTTGGCTCATTTCAAAGGGTCCGGTTCCTTCATCAATTTTTTCGGCTTGACCATCAGCGACACAGCCCATGCATTAACAGGCAATCAAGCAACCCATCAAGACAGGGTGGCGCAACCAGCTTTCTTATTTCAATCCGGAACAACATACGGCAAACTTGTCTACAGCAGAACTTCCACGCTTCTTGAAACGCTAAGACGAGTCTACGGCGATGAAAAAATGCGTGCGGCACTCACTTTATATGCCCACCGCTATCGATTCCTCCACCCAACTCCAGACCAACTGCTCGATACTCTGGGCCAATGCTTAGGGGACGCAGCAAGAGAGAACGCCCACCTCGTGCTTTTTGAACGGGGGTGGGTGGATTACCGAGCAGAAGCTATCGCCTCTCACCCTACTCAAGACCGAGAAGGTTTCTTTGACCAAACGGATCAAACCCCAACAAATGCAACCAATCAAGGAAAAGATCCATACACAGGATGGGTGCTTGTAACACGTCGGGGTACACTACATTTCCCTATCACCATCGAATTGATTTCAAAAGGGGGCTTCAGACAACGCATCCCTTGGGAAGGCATAGAAAACTGGATACGCATTCCCTATCGAGGGGCAACCCCTCTTGAGGCCGCAATAGTAGATCCAGATGAGCAGATTCTGCTCGATCAAGACCGCACCCATCAATTTATAACCACACCCACTTTCAAAGGGCCTGGCTTATTTCGCACGGGGGAACGACTCTTTTATTGGGTTCAAGTACTCCTCCAATGGTTACTCCCATGA
- a CDS encoding glycogen synthase, translating into MDILFLTAETSVLMEEWGTFTHFSVALSKSLRCLGHSVTVCLPYSPVLDTNGLLMVRRLTTLVLEIEGQSVELTVLDGKLASQVDIIAIGGIERFPEGAQKEIRRQGSPLSLEVTRSFLLFARASLELIKQRTVSGFSFDIVHCDGWQTAPFPLFLNQFYQTQRNFICPKTVLTVHHEVDHQWFSCTALDALFPDLFHSDQRQKIWWVEEGITNVDAVTSNSEAHRERIEQKLEESFAAYKAERGTTATIRCGIDYSLWNPAIDPALVVRYDAEDPTHKANCKIALQEEYGFECEVDAPLLLTILYRISNEEKSLFLSTLRKAVDKVDFSLIISTFPSSSFLSEEIDELVSLSRGKIICVPTVDSTLLHRLIAGADIALIPAYPKRLRDMPLWFQRYGALPVAYASHGMHEMIIDCDEKFENGTGFLFYEKRVSHFLKAIERALAAKQSPRWPTLVRQAMKLDLSWDRPARQYEQLYRLLLRRTSDGLENDRSRRGGLNQSR; encoded by the coding sequence ATGGATATTCTTTTCCTAACTGCTGAAACCTCTGTGTTGATGGAAGAATGGGGAACGTTCACTCATTTCTCTGTCGCTCTGTCCAAATCGCTTCGTTGTTTAGGACATTCCGTCACAGTGTGCTTGCCTTATTCTCCAGTACTAGACACCAACGGTCTCTTGATGGTGCGCAGATTGACTACGCTGGTTTTAGAAATAGAGGGTCAATCGGTCGAATTGACAGTACTTGATGGCAAGTTGGCTTCTCAGGTAGACATCATCGCCATTGGAGGAATTGAGCGATTCCCTGAAGGGGCCCAGAAAGAGATCAGAAGGCAAGGGAGCCCATTGTCTCTTGAAGTGACTCGCTCCTTTTTGCTTTTTGCACGCGCTTCGCTCGAATTGATCAAACAGCGAACTGTCTCTGGATTCTCATTTGATATTGTTCATTGCGATGGATGGCAAACCGCACCTTTCCCTCTTTTTTTGAATCAATTCTATCAAACACAGCGGAATTTTATTTGTCCTAAGACGGTGCTCACTGTTCATCATGAAGTGGACCACCAGTGGTTTTCTTGTACTGCGCTCGATGCACTTTTCCCTGATCTGTTCCATTCTGACCAACGTCAGAAGATTTGGTGGGTCGAAGAGGGGATCACAAATGTAGATGCAGTGACGAGCAATAGCGAAGCCCATCGAGAAAGGATCGAACAGAAATTGGAAGAATCTTTTGCGGCCTATAAAGCAGAAAGGGGAACTACTGCGACCATTCGATGCGGCATTGATTATAGCCTATGGAATCCAGCTATTGATCCTGCTCTTGTGGTTCGTTATGATGCAGAAGATCCGACTCATAAAGCTAACTGTAAGATTGCCCTTCAGGAAGAGTATGGTTTTGAGTGTGAGGTAGATGCTCCACTTCTTCTCACTATTTTGTATCGGATCTCGAATGAAGAAAAGTCTCTTTTTCTTTCTACTTTGCGTAAAGCAGTGGATAAAGTTGATTTTTCTTTGATCATCAGTACCTTTCCTTCTTCCTCTTTTCTTTCGGAAGAGATTGATGAGCTTGTTTCTTTATCGAGAGGAAAGATCATTTGTGTACCTACCGTTGATTCTACTCTTTTGCATCGCTTAATTGCGGGAGCAGACATTGCTCTGATCCCGGCTTATCCAAAACGCCTTCGCGACATGCCTCTTTGGTTCCAGCGATATGGTGCACTGCCTGTGGCTTATGCATCTCATGGGATGCATGAGATGATTATCGATTGTGATGAAAAGTTTGAAAATGGGACGGGATTTCTTTTCTATGAAAAACGGGTAAGCCATTTTTTGAAAGCAATAGAGCGAGCCCTTGCTGCAAAACAATCACCTCGATGGCCTACGTTGGTGCGTCAAGCGATGAAACTCGATTTAAGTTGGGATCGTCCTGCACGGCAATATGAACAACTTTATCGCCTGCTCTTAAGAAGAACATCAGATGGTTTGGAAAACGACAGATCGAGAAGAGGAGGTTTGAATCAGTCTCGCTAG